A stretch of Aureispira sp. CCB-E DNA encodes these proteins:
- the atpH gene encoding ATP synthase F1 subunit delta encodes MSILRIVSRYAKSIFDLAKKEGNLDQVHTDVMNAWEVAKNEEFGDFLKSPIIPIDKKKDVMDAVFANSDKRLLQTFHVMIEHKREPYMGDFCRAFHLMYNKEKHVSAVRLTTAVELSEETTKDLLDTFKKKGLLEQEVELIKEIKPSIIGGFILEFDGQIYNASLLHQLDQMKKQFSENLYTKNI; translated from the coding sequence ATGTCAATTTTAAGAATTGTATCAAGATATGCCAAATCTATCTTCGATTTAGCAAAGAAAGAAGGAAACCTAGACCAAGTTCATACCGATGTTATGAATGCTTGGGAGGTGGCCAAAAATGAAGAGTTTGGAGATTTCTTGAAAAGTCCTATTATTCCTATCGACAAGAAGAAGGATGTAATGGATGCTGTATTTGCTAATAGCGATAAGCGTTTGTTGCAAACTTTCCATGTAATGATAGAACATAAGCGTGAGCCATACATGGGCGATTTTTGCCGTGCTTTTCACCTTATGTACAACAAAGAAAAGCACGTTTCTGCGGTTCGTTTGACTACTGCTGTTGAATTGAGTGAAGAAACAACCAAAGATCTACTCGATACGTTCAAAAAGAAAGGTTTGTTAGAACAAGAAGTAGAACTTATAAAAGAGATTAAACCTTCTATTATTGGTGGTTTTATCTTGGAATTTGATGGTCAAATTTACAACGCAAGTTTGTTGCACCAATTGGACCAAATGAAGAAGCAATTTAGTGAAAATCTGTATACCAAAAATATATAA
- the atpA gene encoding F0F1 ATP synthase subunit alpha has translation MANVKPDEISAILKEQISGFDTQSKLEEQGTVLEVGDGIARVYGLTNVMSGELVEFENGIQAIALNLEEDNVGLVLMGAAEKIKEGDKVKRTGEVASIQVGEGILGRVVNTLGIPVDGKGAIQGKTYSMPLERKAPGVIYRQPVNEPLQTGIKAIDSMIPIGRGQRELIIGDRQTGKTAIAIDTILNQKEFYDKGEPVYCIYVAIGQKASTVAQIAQTLEMKGALAYTTIVVSAASDPAPLQFYSPFAGAAIGEYFRDTGRPALIIYDDLSKQAVAYREVSLLLRRPPGREAYPGDVFYLHSRLLERAAKVINNDDIANDMNDVPPSLKEAGLIKGGGSLTALPIIETQAGDVSAYIPTNVISITDGQIFLESNLFNSGIRPAINVGISVSRVGGSAQIKPMKKVSGTLKLDQAQYRELEAFSKFGSDLDAATKAVLDKGVRNVEILKQAQYSPVAVEEQVAIIYLGTKGLVQNVPVERVMEFEAFFLAKMKERHSDVLANFRSGKYDKADLAKVEALAKELTAKF, from the coding sequence ATGGCTAACGTAAAACCAGACGAGATATCTGCAATCTTAAAAGAACAAATTAGCGGATTTGATACTCAGTCTAAATTAGAAGAACAAGGTACCGTACTAGAAGTAGGTGATGGTATTGCGCGCGTTTATGGTTTAACTAATGTAATGTCAGGTGAGCTAGTAGAGTTCGAAAATGGAATTCAAGCTATCGCACTTAACTTAGAAGAAGACAACGTTGGTTTGGTATTGATGGGTGCTGCTGAAAAAATTAAAGAAGGTGATAAAGTTAAGCGTACTGGAGAAGTAGCTTCTATCCAAGTTGGAGAAGGTATTCTTGGTCGTGTTGTAAATACTTTGGGTATTCCTGTTGATGGTAAAGGTGCTATCCAAGGAAAAACATACTCAATGCCTTTAGAGCGTAAAGCTCCAGGTGTAATTTACCGTCAACCGGTAAACGAGCCTCTACAAACTGGTATCAAAGCGATCGACTCTATGATTCCAATTGGTAGAGGACAACGTGAGTTGATCATTGGTGACCGTCAAACTGGTAAAACAGCGATTGCCATTGATACAATTTTGAATCAAAAAGAATTTTATGATAAAGGAGAGCCTGTATACTGTATTTATGTAGCGATTGGACAAAAAGCTTCTACAGTAGCACAGATTGCTCAAACATTGGAGATGAAAGGTGCTTTGGCGTATACAACAATTGTTGTTTCTGCTGCTTCTGACCCTGCTCCACTTCAATTCTACTCTCCATTTGCGGGAGCTGCGATTGGAGAATATTTCCGTGACACTGGACGTCCTGCTTTGATCATTTATGATGATTTGTCTAAGCAAGCGGTTGCTTACCGTGAAGTATCTTTGTTGTTGCGTCGTCCTCCAGGACGTGAGGCTTACCCTGGTGATGTATTCTACTTACACTCTCGTTTGTTAGAGCGTGCTGCAAAAGTTATCAACAACGATGATATTGCAAACGACATGAACGACGTTCCTCCTTCTTTGAAAGAAGCTGGTTTGATCAAAGGTGGTGGATCATTGACAGCATTGCCTATCATCGAAACTCAAGCGGGAGACGTTTCTGCTTATATCCCAACCAACGTAATTTCGATTACAGATGGTCAAATTTTCTTGGAGTCTAACTTGTTTAACTCTGGTATTCGTCCTGCAATTAACGTAGGTATTTCTGTATCACGTGTAGGAGGTAGTGCTCAAATCAAGCCAATGAAAAAGGTATCTGGTACCTTGAAATTGGACCAAGCTCAATACCGTGAGTTAGAGGCGTTCTCTAAATTTGGTTCTGACTTGGATGCTGCTACCAAAGCAGTACTAGACAAAGGGGTAAGAAACGTAGAAATCTTGAAACAAGCTCAATATTCTCCTGTAGCTGTAGAGGAGCAAGTAGCTATCATTTACTTGGGAACAAAAGGTTTGGTTCAAAATGTACCAGTAGAGCGTGTAATGGAATTTGAAGCGTTCTTCTTGGCTAAGATGAAAGAGCGTCATAGTGATGTATTGGCGAACTTCCGTTCTGGTAAATACGATAAAGCTGATTTAGCAAAAGTAGAAGCTTTGGCTAAAGAGTTAACAGCTAAATTTTAA
- the atpG gene encoding ATP synthase F1 subunit gamma, whose translation MANLKEVRERISSVISTQQITKAMKMVAAAKLRRAQQAIVEMRPYSNKLSAMLSNILSNLEGDASTSFGVERPVKNALVVVITSNRGLCGGFNTNVSKLAIELSETKYELEYNAGNLTYLFIGKKGYDYLKSRVPNAILNTEHMGLVTKTFGFEDSSRVASELMSKFETEQYDAIDIVYAQFKNAAIQNFTVEPFLPVAKLEVTEDGTDENADFIFEPNKEDLLDYLVPTILKTQLHKTILDSNASEQGARMTAMENATENAEDLLKELKINYNKARQEAITAEISEIVGGVAALEDA comes from the coding sequence ATGGCAAACTTAAAAGAAGTAAGAGAACGTATCTCGTCTGTTATATCTACTCAGCAGATAACAAAAGCTATGAAAATGGTAGCTGCTGCTAAGCTGCGTCGTGCACAACAGGCTATTGTTGAAATGCGTCCTTATTCCAACAAGTTAAGTGCTATGTTATCCAATATTCTTTCCAATTTGGAAGGTGATGCAAGTACTTCTTTTGGTGTTGAGCGTCCAGTTAAAAATGCTTTGGTTGTCGTCATAACTTCTAATAGAGGATTGTGTGGAGGTTTTAATACCAATGTTTCTAAGTTGGCAATAGAGCTATCTGAAACCAAGTACGAATTGGAATACAATGCTGGAAATTTGACATACCTTTTTATTGGTAAAAAAGGATATGACTACTTAAAAAGCCGTGTTCCTAATGCTATTTTGAATACAGAGCACATGGGCTTGGTAACCAAAACATTTGGTTTTGAAGATTCTTCTAGAGTAGCGAGTGAATTGATGTCTAAATTTGAGACAGAGCAATACGATGCTATCGACATTGTTTATGCACAATTCAAAAATGCTGCTATTCAAAACTTTACTGTAGAGCCTTTCTTACCTGTTGCTAAATTAGAAGTAACAGAAGATGGTACGGATGAAAACGCAGATTTCATCTTTGAACCTAACAAGGAAGATTTATTGGACTACTTGGTGCCTACTATTCTTAAAACGCAGTTGCACAAAACTATTCTTGATTCTAATGCTTCGGAGCAAGGCGCTCGTATGACAGCAATGGAAAATGCAACCGAGAATGCTGAAGACTTGTTAAAAGAACTGAAAATTAACTATAATAAAGCTCGTCAAGAAGCAATTACTGCTGAAATTTCCGAAATCGTTGGTGGTGTTGCGGCATTGGAAGATGCTTAA
- a CDS encoding histidine kinase dimerization/phosphoacceptor domain -containing protein, which produces MVSKFKGMGCLKQLYYCLLFGVCLWTNIATAQTDNILDSLQRSYALTTIDTVKVESLIGLGDYYLYKNLDSTVGYYNKAQTTIEGLNSEIRAKYEPLLLHYTSIAYTSWGYVKEGMEYGQKALKSYEAAGMQEEASDIYMVIGTLYGQMGEVQKGTKLLLKSIAIKKELNATKKLGHAYMNLTLLYRDLGMLDSAVASIDSALTRFKAQGFEMGVNRSYQIKGEVHKFAGENKKALEVYQTALESYRNQTTKDIKGKIVLLNSIAGLYKILKEYDRAIVYYQNGLDLLQTTDNKELEGLINHNIGGVYLEENRYEEALDYYQKGLNFYEQISHPTGRSRSYRGIGNVYQSTEKYDSAIVYYTKATNVLASKKNLDYGDICKNLAKLHYELYSKTRTENSTEAAQSLKEAQYYAEESIECPAANLDASLGRYRILKAIYQATNNYKDGLEVANQIIELSDSLFKKNKIDAVLDLETKYQTEKKEFEIKSLNQEKALQLAENKQQKTLLYAGGGILVIALLLLGMLYWFFAQKRRANAALTAKNNLITQQKKVVDQQNEEKELLLKEIHHRVKNNLQIISSLLDLQSNKIEDTTARTAIADGQARVKSMALIHHKLYQHEDIATINFKEYTEQLYHQIMATLTDMEPNLILDIDAKVAFDIDTAIPLGLILNELLTNACKYAFANNTRPELKIVLKKLEEGSYLLQVQDNGKGMPVDFQLQKARSLGLRLVRRLSKQLFGKATYENSNGALFSIYFKDTALRKTID; this is translated from the coding sequence ATGGTATCTAAATTCAAAGGAATGGGGTGTTTAAAACAACTCTATTATTGCCTTCTTTTTGGGGTTTGTTTATGGACGAATATTGCCACAGCACAGACCGATAATATTTTGGACTCGTTGCAGCGGTCTTATGCGTTGACAACAATAGATACTGTCAAGGTAGAATCTTTGATAGGATTGGGGGATTATTATTTGTACAAAAATCTAGATTCGACAGTTGGATATTATAATAAAGCACAAACAACCATAGAAGGGCTAAATTCTGAAATTCGAGCTAAGTATGAGCCTTTGTTGTTGCACTATACTTCGATTGCTTATACTAGTTGGGGGTATGTCAAAGAAGGCATGGAATACGGACAAAAAGCCTTGAAGAGTTATGAGGCTGCTGGTATGCAAGAGGAAGCATCGGATATTTATATGGTTATAGGAACACTTTATGGGCAAATGGGAGAGGTGCAAAAAGGAACCAAATTATTGTTAAAATCCATTGCTATTAAGAAAGAGTTGAACGCAACCAAAAAGTTAGGACATGCCTATATGAATTTGACCTTGTTGTATAGAGATTTGGGAATGCTAGATTCTGCGGTTGCTTCTATTGATAGTGCGCTTACAAGATTTAAAGCGCAAGGTTTTGAAATGGGAGTGAATCGCTCGTATCAAATTAAGGGGGAAGTACACAAATTTGCAGGAGAAAATAAGAAAGCATTAGAGGTTTATCAAACGGCATTAGAATCGTATAGAAATCAAACAACCAAGGATATAAAAGGAAAAATTGTGCTACTTAATAGCATTGCAGGATTGTATAAAATACTCAAAGAATATGATCGTGCAATTGTTTATTATCAAAATGGGCTAGATCTACTCCAAACTACGGATAATAAAGAACTGGAGGGTTTAATTAACCACAATATAGGAGGCGTTTATTTGGAGGAGAACAGATACGAAGAAGCTTTGGATTATTATCAAAAGGGATTGAATTTTTATGAGCAAATTAGTCACCCAACAGGTCGTTCTAGGAGTTATCGAGGGATTGGCAATGTTTATCAAAGCACAGAGAAATATGACTCTGCTATTGTCTATTATACCAAAGCAACAAATGTATTGGCGTCTAAAAAGAATTTAGATTATGGAGACATTTGTAAAAATTTAGCAAAGTTACACTATGAATTATATTCAAAAACAAGAACAGAAAACTCTACAGAGGCTGCTCAAAGTTTAAAAGAAGCTCAATACTATGCCGAAGAAAGCATTGAGTGTCCTGCGGCTAATTTAGATGCGAGTTTGGGGCGGTATAGAATTTTAAAAGCAATTTATCAAGCTACTAATAATTATAAAGATGGATTGGAAGTGGCTAATCAAATCATTGAACTCTCGGATTCTTTGTTTAAGAAAAACAAAATTGATGCTGTTTTGGATTTGGAAACCAAATATCAAACCGAAAAAAAGGAATTTGAAATCAAAAGCCTCAACCAAGAAAAAGCCTTGCAATTGGCAGAAAATAAACAGCAAAAAACGCTGTTGTATGCAGGAGGTGGCATACTGGTAATTGCTCTATTGCTATTGGGGATGCTGTACTGGTTTTTTGCTCAAAAGCGTCGAGCCAATGCTGCTTTAACTGCTAAAAACAATTTGATTACGCAACAAAAAAAGGTTGTCGATCAGCAAAATGAAGAAAAGGAACTCTTGTTGAAAGAAATCCATCATCGTGTTAAAAATAATTTGCAAATCATATCGAGTTTGTTAGATTTACAATCGAACAAAATTGAAGATACAACGGCTCGAACTGCTATTGCAGATGGACAAGCTAGGGTGAAGTCAATGGCACTCATTCACCATAAATTGTATCAACATGAGGACATTGCTACCATTAATTTTAAGGAGTACACAGAACAGTTGTACCATCAGATTATGGCAACCCTTACTGACATGGAACCCAATTTAATTTTGGACATAGATGCTAAGGTTGCTTTTGATATTGATACGGCTATTCCACTAGGTTTAATCCTAAACGAGCTGTTGACCAATGCTTGCAAATATGCTTTTGCGAATAACACGAGACCTGAATTAAAAATAGTTTTAAAGAAGTTGGAAGAAGGGAGTTATTTGTTGCAAGTACAAGATAATGGGAAAGGGATGCCCGTAGACTTTCAATTGCAAAAAGCAAGAAGTTTGGGATTAAGGTTGGTGCGTCGATTGAGCAAACAACTGTTTGGAAAGGCTACTTATGAAAATTCTAACGGCGCACTTTTTAGCATTTATTTTAAAGATACAGCACTTCGAAAAACGATTGATTAA
- a CDS encoding response regulator has protein sequence MGMIKILVVEDEMIIADNICSILEELGYDVLEPAISYTEALEILEAEKPDLALLDIQLAGRRDGIDLAWKIKDEYQIPFIFLTSNADPATVERAKKVSPPAYLLKPFDKNDLYTSIEIALYNYSQNNTGELGEKRLPESEERTENVVLNEALFVKHKQSFQKVNFEDILFLKSEHVYIRIILNNTKEYLIRNSMSKFIERLPDYFFKIHRSYVINLKQVESIGTIYLTIKGHELPFGKGYRAELLKKVNVE, from the coding sequence ATGGGAATGATTAAGATTTTGGTTGTTGAGGATGAAATGATCATAGCAGACAATATTTGTTCTATTTTGGAAGAATTGGGCTATGATGTTTTGGAACCTGCAATTAGCTATACAGAGGCTTTGGAAATTTTGGAAGCAGAAAAGCCAGACTTGGCATTGTTAGACATTCAACTGGCTGGGCGACGAGATGGCATTGATCTGGCTTGGAAAATCAAAGACGAGTATCAAATTCCATTCATATTTTTAACCTCCAACGCAGATCCTGCAACAGTAGAACGAGCCAAAAAAGTAAGCCCACCAGCTTATTTATTAAAGCCTTTTGATAAAAACGATTTGTATACTTCGATAGAGATAGCCTTGTACAATTACAGTCAAAATAATACAGGAGAATTAGGAGAAAAACGCTTGCCAGAATCAGAAGAAAGAACCGAAAATGTCGTCCTTAATGAGGCCTTATTTGTTAAGCACAAGCAAAGCTTTCAAAAAGTTAATTTTGAAGACATTTTGTTTCTCAAAAGCGAGCATGTTTATATTCGAATCATTTTGAACAATACCAAGGAGTATTTAATCCGCAATAGTATGTCTAAGTTTATAGAACGCTTACCAGACTATTTCTTTAAAATTCATAGAAGTTATGTCATCAATTTAAAACAGGTAGAAAGCATAGGAACAATCTATTTAACAATCAAAGGACATGAATTACCATTTGGAAAAGGGTATCGTGCAGAATTACTAAAAAAAGTGAATGTAGAGTAA
- a CDS encoding peroxidase-related enzyme (This protein belongs to a clade of uncharacterized proteins related to peroxidases such as the alkylhydroperoxidase AhpD.) — MAHIKVIEHEEAEGELKEIYDDLIKSRGKLASVHKIQSLNPSTIVAHMDLYMKIMFGKSPLRRYQREMIAVVVSVYNNCLYCTTHHAEAVRHFWKDEAKVNQLIKDYTQVDLSEEDRLWCDLAKQLTQNPSQADEAVYLQPLRALDVEDRAILDATLVIAYFNFVNRIVLGLGVDLEQNNGAGGYKYD; from the coding sequence ATGGCGCATATCAAAGTAATTGAACACGAGGAAGCAGAAGGAGAATTAAAAGAAATTTATGATGATTTGATAAAGAGTAGGGGAAAACTTGCTTCTGTACACAAGATTCAAAGTCTTAATCCGAGTACAATTGTAGCACACATGGATTTGTACATGAAAATTATGTTTGGAAAATCTCCGTTGCGTCGCTATCAACGAGAAATGATTGCTGTTGTCGTTTCTGTTTATAATAATTGCTTATATTGTACGACCCATCACGCAGAAGCTGTACGTCATTTTTGGAAAGATGAAGCTAAGGTAAATCAATTGATAAAGGATTATACTCAAGTTGATTTATCGGAGGAAGATCGCTTATGGTGCGATTTGGCAAAGCAATTGACACAAAACCCTTCTCAAGCCGATGAAGCTGTTTATTTACAACCTTTAAGAGCATTAGATGTAGAAGATCGGGCTATTTTGGATGCGACATTAGTGATTGCTTATTTTAATTTTGTTAATCGAATTGTATTAGGTTTGGGCGTTGATTTAGAACAAAACAATGGCGCAGGAGGTTATAAATATGATTAG
- a CDS encoding 1-acyl-sn-glycerol-3-phosphate acyltransferase encodes MKKIIGKIVIKILGWKIDPNTPKELFEKCVVIAAPHTSNWDYPIAVYSMAALGVNLRYTIKKDWMKFPYGGFFKLMGGIGVDRSIPNNRHQRVNLVSAIANLFKKHDQLAVIVQAEGTRALQKKWKTGFYYIALEANVPIALGYLDYQKKVSGIGKMIYPTGDIHRDMSEIMDFYKNITPKFSDKFALDERYSGSK; translated from the coding sequence ATGAAGAAAATAATAGGAAAAATCGTTATAAAAATTTTGGGGTGGAAAATAGATCCAAATACTCCTAAAGAGTTATTTGAAAAGTGTGTTGTGATTGCTGCCCCGCATACTTCTAATTGGGATTATCCCATAGCCGTGTACTCGATGGCAGCTTTGGGAGTAAACCTACGTTATACCATCAAAAAAGATTGGATGAAGTTTCCTTATGGTGGTTTCTTTAAATTAATGGGAGGAATTGGTGTGGATCGATCGATACCGAATAATCGTCATCAGCGTGTGAATCTTGTGAGCGCTATTGCCAATCTATTTAAAAAACACGATCAATTGGCGGTTATTGTTCAAGCAGAAGGAACACGGGCACTGCAAAAAAAATGGAAAACAGGGTTTTATTATATTGCTTTGGAAGCAAATGTACCCATTGCTTTGGGGTATTTAGATTACCAAAAGAAAGTGAGTGGTATTGGTAAAATGATTTATCCAACGGGGGATATTCATCGAGATATGTCGGAAATTATGGATTTTTATAAAAATATCACACCAAAATTTTCGGATAAGTTTGCCTTGGACGAACGGTACAGTGGGAGCAAGTAG
- a CDS encoding CHAT domain-containing tetratricopeptide repeat protein has translation MPLLLLYILLSFHATAMLAQAPLSAQKLVDSSEYLIYEDMDLAIAKRLNKKAQQLFKAENDLEGLAHCAINTATIWAQKDSFQKSVLLLDKVAKNFSPTLLPNSRLLGLFFTSKAWALWGAADYQLAYNHALQACLILKQCKDWKRYVNASLIATYAIYYNNASDFSLIDTQMDSTYQVALDYLPNSSLAFKYIYQLYGSILYQQGRIEKAIDMTHQGLDYEYQFLLKDHHQKDSSIVAKYYSNLGRMYSENDDIEQGIIYYKNAFIIYEKLNDFGALIKLCTRIGELYEKKEKSNEADLYFGKIPEYIPLLSKDPILQLRENNFEHLSMAYYYNHFNFNDSILDYYKKNIAYIKKHQLGVDKAYLNIGNAFEALGNYIEAKKYYLKALQLATQKYGHQGTKVASIYFKIGHLAAEEGHYPKAISYMDTVILLLDESPENQNDKILLLEYLLDKSIAIEAYQKRGDAFVQEGKLNRAHSDFNNIILLTNYLRDHYIDNESKLLSINRLRPVYEKAASTAWNLYKKQNNEAYKMSIFDYAEHSKSALLNENILKFRNNYTEGGTGISKALLQQEENYIVQIDRCKEHILEAKKEQNPEKEAIYLQKMLLLEQKLDSFEQYLQATHPSYRSWDYGRDSIVAPQEVQRHLDDDELFIEYFISNNHFFVIYISKEVVKIKEISNFDIAIFNEKIKDLRRSLSNVSFILQQEQEAYQVFCTTAYWLYKNTLEDELLNGKKHLIIVPDRGLHYVPFEALLTDTLQTKGIDYQSLPYLIQDYTVHYEYSAAIMANNQRKVNTENGRILGFAASYGQQFAYENFSPSLTKERSAEETHTHNLAVPIPGTITELRKIQEKFKGSFFTYQAANEHNFKQQLKQHSYSVVHLAMHGVVDYNHPAYSALLFTENLDSLEDNLLYAYETQHLNGHHANLVVLSACKTGYGKYAQGEGIISLGRSFMYAGIPSIVMTLWELNDETSVEVIQSFYAGLAQGLTKDEAMQNAKIQYLNNNKGFTAHPFFWASMICIGNQQAIPLAQKSHPWYWYLLGGVFVIGVLWRIGRYLLAQRSSGA, from the coding sequence ATGCCCTTACTTTTACTCTATATCCTATTATCTTTTCACGCTACAGCCATGCTTGCTCAAGCCCCTTTATCTGCTCAAAAGTTAGTAGATAGCAGCGAATATTTAATTTACGAGGACATGGATTTGGCGATAGCCAAACGGTTGAATAAAAAAGCTCAGCAACTTTTTAAAGCAGAAAACGACCTCGAAGGTTTGGCGCACTGTGCCATCAACACAGCCACTATCTGGGCTCAAAAAGATTCTTTTCAAAAATCGGTTCTTTTATTAGATAAAGTAGCAAAAAACTTTTCTCCTACACTACTTCCAAACAGTCGTCTATTAGGGCTTTTTTTTACGTCCAAAGCTTGGGCACTATGGGGCGCCGCTGATTATCAGTTAGCTTATAATCATGCATTGCAAGCTTGTCTGATTTTGAAGCAATGCAAGGATTGGAAACGCTATGTCAATGCTTCTTTAATTGCGACCTATGCCATTTATTATAACAATGCCAGTGATTTTAGCCTTATCGATACACAAATGGATAGCACCTATCAAGTTGCCTTAGATTATTTACCCAATTCTAGTTTGGCATTTAAGTATATTTATCAACTCTATGGCTCTATTTTATATCAGCAAGGACGCATCGAAAAGGCAATTGATATGACCCATCAAGGTTTGGACTATGAATATCAGTTTTTGCTTAAAGATCATCACCAAAAAGATTCTTCAATTGTTGCCAAATACTACAGCAATTTGGGGCGTATGTACTCCGAGAATGACGATATAGAACAAGGAATTATCTACTATAAAAATGCCTTTATTATCTATGAAAAGCTAAACGATTTTGGGGCGCTTATTAAGCTTTGTACTCGCATTGGTGAATTGTACGAAAAAAAAGAAAAAAGCAACGAAGCAGATTTATATTTTGGAAAAATTCCAGAGTATATTCCTTTGCTATCCAAGGATCCCATTTTACAATTGAGGGAAAATAATTTTGAGCACCTATCTATGGCGTACTATTACAATCACTTCAATTTTAATGATTCCATTCTTGATTATTACAAAAAAAATATCGCCTATATAAAAAAACACCAACTAGGAGTTGATAAAGCATACCTAAATATTGGGAATGCTTTTGAAGCTTTGGGAAATTATATAGAGGCTAAAAAATACTATCTCAAAGCACTTCAGCTCGCTACACAAAAATATGGACATCAAGGCACCAAAGTTGCTTCAATTTATTTCAAAATTGGGCACTTGGCTGCCGAAGAGGGGCATTATCCCAAAGCGATTAGTTACATGGATACCGTGATTTTGCTGTTAGATGAAAGCCCCGAAAATCAAAATGACAAAATTCTTTTGTTAGAGTATTTACTAGACAAGTCTATTGCTATTGAAGCTTATCAAAAAAGAGGGGATGCTTTTGTTCAAGAAGGAAAGCTCAATCGTGCCCATAGTGATTTTAACAACATCATTTTACTAACCAACTATTTGAGAGATCACTATATTGATAATGAATCGAAATTGTTGTCGATCAATCGCCTCCGCCCTGTATATGAAAAAGCAGCATCAACAGCATGGAATTTGTATAAAAAACAAAACAACGAAGCATACAAGATGTCTATTTTTGACTATGCCGAACACAGTAAGTCTGCTTTGTTAAATGAAAATATTCTGAAATTTAGAAATAATTATACCGAGGGAGGGACTGGAATTTCTAAAGCGCTATTACAACAAGAAGAAAACTATATCGTACAAATTGATCGATGTAAGGAGCATATTTTAGAAGCAAAAAAAGAACAAAATCCAGAAAAAGAAGCAATTTACCTCCAAAAAATGTTGCTATTAGAACAAAAACTCGATTCGTTTGAGCAATATCTTCAAGCTACTCATCCTAGTTATCGATCTTGGGACTATGGTAGAGATTCGATTGTTGCTCCCCAAGAAGTGCAAAGGCATTTAGATGACGATGAGCTTTTTATTGAGTACTTTATTAGTAATAATCATTTTTTTGTGATTTATATCTCTAAAGAAGTTGTCAAAATAAAAGAAATATCCAATTTTGATATAGCGATATTTAATGAAAAAATAAAAGACCTTAGACGTTCTTTGTCTAATGTTAGCTTTATTTTGCAACAGGAACAAGAGGCTTACCAAGTCTTTTGTACAACAGCTTATTGGTTATATAAAAACACCTTAGAAGATGAACTATTAAATGGTAAAAAACATCTTATTATTGTTCCCGACAGAGGCTTGCATTACGTTCCTTTTGAAGCCTTGCTAACGGACACACTTCAAACAAAAGGCATTGATTATCAAAGCCTCCCTTACTTAATACAAGATTATACCGTCCATTATGAGTATTCAGCCGCCATTATGGCTAATAACCAACGAAAAGTAAATACAGAAAATGGTCGAATATTAGGCTTTGCGGCAAGCTATGGGCAGCAGTTTGCCTACGAAAATTTCTCTCCTTCTCTTACAAAAGAAAGAAGTGCTGAGGAAACGCATACGCACAATTTGGCTGTTCCTATTCCAGGTACCATAACAGAACTAAGGAAGATTCAAGAAAAATTTAAAGGTTCCTTTTTTACCTATCAAGCGGCCAATGAGCATAATTTTAAACAGCAATTAAAACAGCACAGTTATAGTGTCGTTCACTTAGCCATGCATGGAGTCGTAGATTATAATCATCCTGCTTATTCTGCCTTACTTTTTACAGAAAACCTAGACTCTTTGGAAGATAATTTATTATATGCTTATGAAACACAACATCTCAATGGGCATCATGCCAACCTGGTTGTCTTGTCGGCTTGCAAAACGGGCTATGGAAAATACGCACAAGGAGAAGGTATTATTTCATTAGGACGTAGCTTTATGTATGCTGGAATTCCTAGTATTGTCATGACGTTGTGGGAACTGAATGACGAAACTAGTGTGGAGGTAATTCAGTCGTTTTACGCAGGGCTAGCTCAAGGATTAACCAAAGATGAAGCCATGCAAAATGCCAAGATTCAATACTTAAACAATAACAAAGGTTTTACTGCTCATCCCTTTTTCTGGGCTAGTATGATTTGTATTGGCAATCAACAAGCCATTCCCCTAGCACAAAAATCTCATCCTTGGTATTGGTATCTTCTGGGTGGCGTATTTGTTATTGGTGTACTTTGGAGAATTGGACGGTATCTGTTGGCACAACGTTCATCTGGAGCTTAG